The Deltaproteobacteria bacterium genome window below encodes:
- a CDS encoding TonB-dependent receptor, whose protein sequence is MKFLTTGVLTLSLILISQPGTAQSPPGAASETPAEMAAERQTVEQLPEIVVSASRVPLEAKAVGSAVTVITAEEIERKQARVVSDLLREVPGIAVHRSGTVGTLTAVRIRGSEHGHTLVLIDGVKVNDPSSSGAIYNFGDLLAADIERVEVLRGPQSGLYGSDAIGGVIHITTRKGHGPVVGNVSVEGGSFGTGSMAVGIQGGGRGHHFSLGAAGLGTSGISIAAGDEKDGYRNQTYSAKLGVQPADDLEFELTGRYVKARVETDNPPTDNDDRTDSDQAMGRGRLTYSLLDGDWRHALGAAMHRKKRSVISSWGTNEYKGRKTRFDYETNFFFETSDASHNVTFVAEQEKDSQESGGAASEVTNHGYSGEYQLGLWDRLFLSGSGRYDDNERFKDTTTFRITAAYVVDGSGTRFHGSYGTGVKNPTLSHLFQQFGRIGPNPDVDPEESKGWDVGVEQNLLEGRLSLDVTYFNNRPTNLIYWNDAGTPYDWQNPATGDDDFYDNLAGTSSIRGLELTVRAKPADGLSLSAQYTYTDAKDPDGQRLPRRAEHVASVNFGYGFLDGRADVDLGIDYNGKQLNRTTDPVMIDDFILVHVAGSYKLGRRMELFGRIDNLFDTDYEEVPGYRTTGIGFHAGLRGTFELFR, encoded by the coding sequence ATGAAGTTCCTGACCACGGGTGTCCTCACCCTCTCTCTCATTCTGATCTCTCAACCGGGCACGGCCCAGTCACCGCCGGGGGCCGCGTCGGAGACGCCCGCCGAGATGGCGGCCGAGCGGCAAACCGTCGAGCAGCTTCCCGAGATCGTGGTCTCGGCGAGCCGCGTGCCGCTGGAAGCCAAGGCCGTGGGCAGCGCGGTCACGGTCATCACGGCCGAGGAGATCGAGCGCAAGCAGGCCCGCGTCGTGTCCGACCTGCTGCGGGAGGTCCCCGGTATCGCGGTGCACCGTTCGGGCACCGTGGGAACGTTGACCGCCGTGCGTATCCGCGGCTCTGAGCACGGACACACCCTGGTCCTCATCGACGGCGTGAAGGTCAACGACCCGAGCAGCAGCGGAGCCATTTACAACTTCGGGGACCTGTTGGCCGCGGACATCGAGCGCGTCGAGGTTCTCCGGGGGCCGCAGAGCGGCCTATACGGCAGCGACGCCATCGGCGGCGTGATCCACATCACGACGCGGAAGGGACACGGGCCGGTCGTGGGGAACGTCAGCGTGGAGGGCGGTTCGTTCGGAACGGGCAGCATGGCCGTCGGCATCCAGGGCGGTGGCCGCGGCCATCATTTCTCTCTGGGTGCGGCGGGCCTCGGCACCTCCGGAATATCCATCGCCGCGGGAGATGAAAAGGACGGGTACCGGAATCAGACCTATAGCGCCAAGCTCGGCGTACAACCCGCCGACGACCTGGAGTTCGAGCTGACCGGCCGCTACGTCAAGGCGAGAGTGGAAACGGACAACCCGCCGACGGACAACGACGACCGCACCGACTCGGACCAGGCCATGGGCCGCGGGCGATTGACCTACAGCCTTCTCGATGGGGATTGGCGGCATGCCTTGGGCGCGGCCATGCACCGCAAGAAACGGAGCGTCATCAGCTCGTGGGGAACGAATGAATACAAAGGCAGAAAGACACGTTTCGACTACGAAACGAACTTCTTCTTCGAGACCTCGGACGCCAGCCACAACGTGACCTTCGTCGCGGAGCAGGAAAAGGATTCGCAAGAGTCCGGCGGCGCCGCCTCCGAAGTCACCAACCACGGATATTCCGGCGAGTATCAACTCGGGTTGTGGGACCGACTCTTCCTGTCCGGCAGCGGCCGATATGATGACAACGAACGTTTCAAGGATACGACGACGTTCCGGATCACCGCCGCTTACGTGGTCGATGGAAGCGGGACCCGATTCCACGGCAGCTACGGCACGGGAGTCAAGAACCCTACCCTGTCACACCTGTTCCAGCAGTTCGGCCGCATCGGTCCGAACCCCGACGTGGACCCGGAGGAGAGCAAGGGCTGGGACGTCGGCGTGGAGCAGAACCTGCTCGAAGGCCGGCTCTCCCTGGACGTGACGTATTTCAACAACCGGCCGACGAACCTGATTTACTGGAACGACGCCGGCACCCCTTACGACTGGCAAAACCCCGCAACCGGCGATGACGACTTCTACGACAATCTGGCAGGGACATCTAGTATTCGTGGCCTGGAACTCACCGTGAGAGCGAAGCCCGCCGACGGATTGAGCCTGTCCGCCCAATACACCTACACCGACGCGAAGGATCCGGACGGCCAACGGCTTCCGCGCCGGGCCGAGCACGTGGCCAGCGTCAACTTCGGCTACGGATTCCTGGACGGCAGAGCCGACGTGGACCTCGGCATCGACTACAACGGGAAGCAGCTCAACCGCACGACCGATCCCGTGATGATCGACGACTTCATCCTGGTCCATGTCGCCGGCAGCTACAAGCTCGGCAGACGGATGGAGCTGTTCGGGCGGATCGACAACCTCTTCGACACGGACTACGAAGAGGTGCCCGGATACCGGACCACCGGCATCGGCTTCCACGCCGGGCTGCGGGGTACGTTTGAACTGTTCCGATGA
- a CDS encoding amidohydrolase family protein, which produces MHKSKETIQRLIRASMGEVKSDLLVTGGRLINVYSGEVLDGMEMAVSQERVCYVGPSADHTRGDETQVIEARGRWIAPGFIDAHTHIGHFCRPFELLQAYLPHGTTALMASCDEHTVAFGLTGMKLFLDEVASHPLRVYTLISMAAPQDPLLCETESLSDEQVEEVLRDPRVLGLGEVVSWLRLVQGDPDLATRIDLTLNQGKIVHGHTAGARDRRLNAIAAASVSSCHEPINGEDALARLRLGYWTMLREGSFRQDLEATLKPLLAAGVDTGRLILVTDGMAPDDVAAHGHMDHVIRRAVACGLSPVRAIQAATLHPASYSGLEQDIGGLAPGRFADFVLLDDLETVRVGATYIGGERVAKTGETNVAVVPPGFPDGMGLKTAFRLPVTAEDMRIRCEEPRARIRVMDLINQTITRERVVEVPCAGGVVSADVEADLLKVAVFDRREGFSPTFGFVRGLGTDIGAVGTTVNLDEYTLLVAGSSDYDMAYCANLLLEYGGGIAVVDRGRVLEEIPFPIGGLFSLEPWREVGERLASVQRILREHGSAFPKPLYALCFLTFVTLPELRITGRGLVRAKERRIVPLLAEQG; this is translated from the coding sequence ATGCACAAATCCAAGGAAACGATACAACGCCTGATACGCGCCAGCATGGGCGAAGTGAAGTCCGACCTCTTGGTGACCGGAGGGCGGCTCATCAACGTCTACAGTGGCGAGGTGCTGGACGGCATGGAGATGGCGGTGAGCCAGGAGCGCGTCTGTTACGTCGGCCCCAGCGCGGACCACACCCGCGGCGACGAGACCCAGGTCATCGAGGCCCGCGGCCGCTGGATCGCGCCCGGTTTCATCGACGCGCACACGCACATCGGCCACTTCTGCCGTCCGTTCGAGCTGCTGCAGGCGTACCTGCCCCACGGCACCACCGCGCTCATGGCGTCATGCGACGAGCACACCGTGGCCTTCGGCCTCACCGGCATGAAGCTCTTCCTGGACGAGGTCGCCTCCCATCCGCTCCGGGTCTACACCCTGATCTCCATGGCCGCGCCCCAGGATCCGCTGCTGTGCGAGACCGAGTCCCTCTCGGACGAGCAGGTCGAGGAGGTATTACGCGACCCCCGGGTGCTGGGCCTGGGCGAGGTGGTCTCGTGGCTGCGCCTGGTGCAGGGCGACCCGGATTTGGCGACGCGCATCGACCTGACGCTCAACCAGGGCAAGATCGTCCACGGCCACACCGCGGGCGCACGGGACCGCCGCCTCAACGCCATCGCCGCCGCTTCGGTGTCGTCGTGCCACGAGCCCATCAACGGCGAGGACGCCCTGGCGCGCCTGCGCCTCGGCTACTGGACCATGCTGCGCGAAGGCTCCTTCCGGCAGGACCTCGAAGCCACCCTCAAGCCGCTCCTGGCCGCCGGCGTCGACACCGGCCGCCTGATCCTCGTCACCGACGGCATGGCCCCCGACGACGTCGCGGCGCACGGCCACATGGACCACGTGATCCGCCGCGCCGTGGCGTGCGGCCTGAGCCCCGTGCGCGCCATCCAGGCGGCCACGCTGCACCCGGCCTCCTACTCCGGCCTGGAACAGGACATCGGCGGCCTCGCACCCGGCCGGTTCGCGGACTTCGTCTTGCTGGACGACCTGGAAACCGTGCGCGTGGGCGCCACCTACATCGGCGGCGAGCGGGTGGCCAAAACGGGCGAAACGAACGTCGCCGTCGTTCCGCCGGGCTTCCCCGACGGCATGGGCCTCAAGACCGCCTTCCGCCTGCCCGTGACCGCCGAGGACATGCGCATCCGCTGCGAAGAACCCCGCGCCCGCATCCGCGTCATGGACCTGATCAACCAGACCATCACCCGGGAACGCGTCGTCGAGGTCCCGTGCGCCGGCGGGGTGGTCTCCGCGGACGTGGAGGCCGACCTCCTCAAGGTCGCGGTCTTCGACCGCCGGGAAGGCTTCAGCCCCACCTTCGGCTTCGTGCGCGGCCTTGGAACCGACATCGGCGCCGTGGGCACCACCGTCAACCTCGACGAGTACACGCTCCTCGTGGCCGGCTCCAGCGACTACGACATGGCCTATTGCGCCAACCTGTTGCTGGAATACGGCGGCGGCATCGCGGTCGTCGACAGGGGCCGGGTCCTCGAAGAGATCCCGTTTCCCATCGGGGGCCTCTTTTCCCTGGAACCCTGGCGCGAAGTGGGCGAAAGGCTCGCCTCCGTCCAGCGAATCCTTAGGGAACACGGCAGCGCGTTCCCCAAGCCCCTCTACGCCCTCTGCTTCCTCACCTTCGTCACCCTCCCCGAACTGCGCATCACCGGCCGGGGCCTGGTGCGCGCCAAGGAACGGCGCATCGTGCCGCTGTTGGCGGAACAAGGTTAG
- a CDS encoding ABC transporter ATP-binding protein → MKNLVLRNITKRFGPVTAVDGFDLEVDQGEFLVIIGESGCGKTTLLRVIAGLETPDTGEVLIGGVPVNDVPAGRRDVQLIFQSYALWPHMRVFEDRKYANLTLPLRIRKWSVDAIRELIRPLAKALNIEERLFERKPQELSAGQQQRVALARAMTTFPQIMLMDEPLSNLDPPNRRRVREEIRAFHRDQRLTTLLVTHNLEDALELADRIALMHEGRLEQVGTAERLMRHPANEYVSDYFRVRPSYGVPFQ, encoded by the coding sequence GTGAAGAACCTCGTCTTGCGCAACATCACCAAGCGCTTCGGACCGGTGACGGCCGTGGACGGATTCGATCTCGAGGTGGACCAGGGCGAGTTCCTGGTCATCATCGGGGAGAGCGGCTGCGGCAAGACCACCCTGTTGCGCGTCATCGCGGGTCTGGAGACACCGGACACCGGCGAGGTGCTCATCGGCGGCGTGCCGGTGAACGACGTGCCCGCCGGACGCCGGGACGTGCAGCTCATCTTCCAGAGCTACGCGCTGTGGCCGCACATGCGCGTCTTCGAGGATCGCAAGTACGCCAACCTGACGCTGCCGTTGCGCATCCGCAAGTGGTCCGTCGACGCCATCCGCGAACTGATCCGGCCTTTGGCCAAGGCCCTGAACATCGAGGAACGGCTGTTCGAACGCAAGCCGCAGGAGCTGTCCGCGGGGCAGCAACAACGCGTCGCCCTGGCCCGGGCCATGACCACGTTCCCGCAGATCATGCTCATGGACGAACCCCTCAGCAACCTCGACCCGCCCAACCGCCGCCGGGTGCGCGAGGAGATCCGCGCGTTCCACCGGGACCAGCGCCTCACCACGCTGCTCGTGACCCACAACCTGGAGGACGCGCTGGAACTGGCCGACCGCATCGCGCTCATGCACGAGGGGCGCCTGGAGCAGGTAGGCACCGCCGAGCGCCTGATGCGCCACCCCGCCAACGAGTACGTCAGCGACTACTTCCGCGTGCGCCCGTCCTACGGCGTGCCGTTCCAGTGA
- a CDS encoding ABC transporter substrate-binding protein, producing MANIELTLACEDYDRTRALKDGLVKPDGIDLNYVALPVEEIFWRMLHFHEFDAAEMSMGAYHVDASRGHRPFIAIPVFPSRMFRHRCIFVNAASGIEKPEDLKGRRVGVPEYTMTASVWVRGMLQHDFGVEARDVHWIQGGVEQPGRKDRVPFDAPAGVEIDTEEERTLDDMLEKGDIDALVSARMPSCFVRRAPGIRRLFKDCRAAEMDYFRRTGLFPIMHCIVVRREIHEAHPWVTQNLYKAFCRAKDLCASQIYDTNVLRTHHLWYLFEYEETVDLMGKDYWPYGFESNRKTLETFHSYLLEQGVIKNPVDLESLYASNTREAFKI from the coding sequence ATGGCAAACATTGAACTGACGCTGGCATGTGAGGACTACGACCGCACCCGTGCCCTCAAGGACGGGCTCGTGAAGCCCGACGGCATCGACCTCAACTACGTGGCGCTGCCGGTGGAAGAGATCTTCTGGCGCATGCTCCACTTCCACGAGTTCGACGCCGCCGAGATGTCCATGGGCGCCTACCACGTGGACGCCTCACGCGGGCACCGGCCGTTCATCGCCATCCCGGTGTTCCCGTCGCGCATGTTCCGGCACCGCTGCATCTTCGTCAACGCGGCTTCGGGCATCGAGAAGCCGGAAGACTTGAAGGGCCGGCGGGTGGGCGTGCCCGAGTACACCATGACCGCGTCCGTGTGGGTGCGCGGCATGCTGCAGCACGACTTCGGCGTGGAGGCCAGGGATGTCCACTGGATCCAGGGCGGCGTGGAGCAGCCCGGGCGCAAGGACCGCGTGCCGTTCGACGCGCCGGCCGGTGTCGAGATCGACACCGAGGAGGAGCGGACCCTCGACGACATGCTGGAGAAGGGCGACATCGACGCGCTGGTGTCGGCGCGCATGCCTTCCTGCTTCGTGCGGCGCGCCCCCGGCATCCGCCGGCTCTTCAAGGACTGCCGCGCCGCCGAGATGGACTACTTCCGCCGCACCGGCCTGTTCCCCATCATGCACTGCATCGTGGTGCGCCGGGAGATCCACGAGGCCCACCCGTGGGTGACCCAGAACCTCTACAAGGCCTTCTGCCGGGCCAAGGACCTGTGCGCGTCGCAGATCTACGACACCAACGTGCTGCGTACGCACCATCTCTGGTACCTGTTCGAGTACGAGGAGACGGTGGACCTCATGGGCAAGGACTACTGGCCCTACGGCTTCGAGAGCAACCGCAAGACCCTGGAGACCTTCCACTCCTATCTGCTGGAGCAGGGCGTGATCAAGAACCCGGTGGACCTGGAAAGCCTGTACGCGTCCAACACGCGCGAAGCTTTCAAGATCTGA
- a CDS encoding anaerobic sulfatase maturase, producing the protein MSVELIKPVQPASRGFQIMAKPTGAICNLDCVYCYYLQKEDLYPETKSFRMESDVLEDYISQHIQACPDPIIDFAWHGGEPTILGLDYFREVVALQRRHCPPGRKVRNGMQTNGVLLDDEWCRFLAEEGFSIGLSIDGPEKLHDEYRVTKGQQPTHRKVVQAFKRLKAHKVPCDVLCVVHAGNVGHPTTVYRYFKSLGADHQQFIPLVERMPGDAAVGPRSVPAEAFGTFLCAIFDEWIRNDVGRVTIQIFDEAARTGLGIEHALCIFRETCGDVPVVEHNGDFYSCDHYVDPGYRLGNIRDTSLARMIDSDAQRQFGRDKWTSLPRYCRECEVRAQCNGGCPKDRFIKTPDGEDGLNYLCAGYKKFFIHSREHLSTMAGLWQAGEPIENVMRLVREADAAARPAAGRNDPCPCGSGRKYKRCCMPR; encoded by the coding sequence ATGTCGGTTGAATTGATAAAGCCGGTTCAACCCGCCTCCCGCGGCTTCCAGATCATGGCGAAGCCCACCGGCGCCATCTGCAATCTGGACTGCGTCTACTGCTACTACCTCCAGAAGGAAGACCTCTACCCCGAGACGAAGTCGTTCCGCATGGAGAGCGATGTGCTGGAGGACTACATCTCGCAGCACATCCAGGCCTGCCCGGATCCGATCATCGACTTCGCCTGGCACGGCGGCGAGCCCACCATCCTGGGCCTCGACTACTTCCGCGAGGTCGTCGCGCTCCAGCGCAGGCACTGCCCGCCGGGCCGCAAGGTGCGCAACGGCATGCAGACCAACGGGGTGCTGCTGGACGACGAGTGGTGCCGGTTCCTCGCCGAGGAAGGCTTCTCCATAGGGCTCAGCATCGACGGCCCGGAGAAGCTCCACGACGAGTACCGCGTCACCAAGGGGCAGCAACCCACCCACCGCAAGGTGGTGCAGGCGTTCAAGCGGCTCAAGGCCCACAAGGTGCCGTGCGACGTGCTGTGCGTGGTGCACGCCGGCAACGTCGGCCATCCGACCACCGTCTATCGCTACTTCAAGAGCCTCGGCGCGGACCACCAGCAGTTCATTCCGCTGGTGGAGCGGATGCCGGGAGACGCCGCGGTGGGTCCCCGCAGCGTGCCGGCGGAGGCCTTCGGCACCTTCCTGTGCGCCATCTTCGACGAATGGATCCGCAACGACGTGGGCCGGGTGACCATCCAGATCTTCGACGAGGCGGCCCGCACCGGCCTGGGCATCGAGCACGCGCTGTGCATCTTCCGGGAGACCTGCGGCGACGTGCCGGTGGTGGAGCACAACGGCGACTTCTATTCCTGCGACCACTACGTGGACCCGGGCTACCGCCTCGGCAACATTCGCGATACCTCCCTGGCGCGCATGATCGACAGCGATGCCCAACGGCAGTTCGGCCGCGACAAGTGGACCTCGCTGCCGCGCTACTGCCGCGAGTGCGAGGTGCGCGCCCAGTGCAACGGGGGCTGCCCCAAGGACCGGTTCATCAAGACCCCGGACGGCGAAGACGGCCTCAACTACCTCTGCGCCGGCTACAAGAAGTTCTTCATCCACAGCCGCGAGCACCTGAGCACCATGGCCGGCCTGTGGCAGGCCGGCGAGCCCATCGAGAACGTCATGCGCCTCGTGCGCGAAGCGGACGCCGCCGCCCGCCCCGCGGCCGGCCGCAACGACCCTTGCCCCTGCGGCAGCGGCCGCAAGTACAAGCGCTGCTGCATGCCCCGATAA
- a CDS encoding amidohydrolase family protein codes for MDPITDPIAIDVHVHLCDELTLSSKGDRPKQMAQYFKRERKPVSIDEMADEYRARNMMAVIQNTTDETITGLTPVPNKHVADGVKRNPDVFLGFGVIDPWQQKVALQEIQRIKDLGLHGVGEINPARQQFFPNDTRFYPLWEECQKLELPILFHSGMAGAGAGTPGGMGNKLKFTQPIHLDDVAADFPELKIICAHPSWPWTAESLAIARHKSNFYIDLSGWSPKYFAAELVQQVNSILQDKAMFGSDWPAIGVERWLDDFAKLTIKPEVKQKLMLDNARKFFNMD; via the coding sequence ATGGACCCGATTACGGACCCCATCGCCATCGACGTGCACGTGCACCTTTGCGACGAGCTGACCCTGAGTTCCAAGGGCGACCGCCCCAAGCAGATGGCTCAGTACTTCAAGCGCGAACGCAAGCCCGTGTCCATCGACGAGATGGCGGACGAGTACCGCGCGCGCAACATGATGGCCGTGATTCAGAACACCACCGACGAAACCATCACGGGGTTGACCCCGGTCCCCAACAAGCACGTGGCCGACGGCGTGAAGCGGAACCCCGACGTTTTCCTGGGCTTCGGCGTCATCGATCCGTGGCAGCAGAAGGTGGCGCTGCAGGAGATCCAGCGCATCAAGGACCTCGGCCTGCACGGCGTGGGCGAGATCAACCCCGCCCGCCAGCAGTTCTTCCCCAACGACACCCGCTTCTACCCCTTGTGGGAGGAATGCCAGAAGCTCGAGCTGCCGATCCTGTTCCACAGCGGCATGGCCGGCGCCGGCGCTGGCACTCCCGGCGGCATGGGCAACAAGCTCAAGTTCACCCAGCCCATCCACCTCGACGACGTGGCCGCGGACTTCCCCGAGTTGAAGATCATCTGCGCCCATCCGTCGTGGCCCTGGACGGCCGAGAGCCTCGCCATCGCCCGTCACAAGAGCAACTTCTACATCGATCTCTCGGGCTGGTCGCCCAAGTACTTCGCCGCCGAGCTGGTGCAGCAGGTGAACTCGATCCTTCAGGACAAGGCCATGTTCGGATCCGACTGGCCGGCCATCGGCGTGGAGCGCTGGCTTGACGACTTCGCCAAGCTCACCATCAAGCCCGAGGTCAAGCAGAAGCTCATGCTGGACAACGCCAGGAAGTTCTTCAACATGGATTAG
- a CDS encoding pyridoxamine 5'-phosphate oxidase family protein: protein MADLEEQVLEYLRTHNTMTLGTCRDGVPWNATVFYACDGLQLYFFSAPDSRHCTNLADNPRVAVTVQEDYKDWREIKGIQLEGTVELVDSVIAKGKALAVYARKYPGIIKLFTDPASGIYHKAFLKVKFYRVTPERLYYIDNQQGFGKRQELALGEGAATS, encoded by the coding sequence ATGGCCGATCTCGAAGAACAGGTGCTGGAATACCTCCGCACCCACAACACCATGACCCTCGGCACCTGCCGCGACGGCGTGCCCTGGAACGCCACGGTGTTCTATGCCTGCGACGGCCTCCAGCTCTATTTCTTCTCGGCGCCCGACTCGCGCCACTGCACCAACCTCGCGGACAACCCGCGGGTGGCGGTGACCGTCCAGGAAGACTACAAGGACTGGCGCGAGATCAAGGGAATCCAGCTCGAGGGCACCGTGGAACTGGTGGATTCGGTCATCGCCAAGGGCAAGGCTCTGGCGGTGTACGCACGCAAGTACCCGGGTATCATCAAGCTGTTTACGGACCCGGCGAGCGGCATCTACCACAAGGCGTTTCTCAAGGTGAAGTTCTACCGGGTGACCCCGGAGAGGCTGTACTACATCGACAACCAGCAAGGGTTCGGCAAGCGGCAGGAGCTGGCGCTGGGCGAGGGCGCGGCGACGAGCTGA
- a CDS encoding UbiX family flavin prenyltransferase yields the protein MRRVIVGLSGATGSIYGIRILQVLHKIPDIETHLVMSKAAKMTLQVETPHTVKDVEAMADMVHDINNIGASIASGSFRTEGMVIAPCSMKSMGGIVMSVGGDLLVRASDVILKERKKLVLVVRETPLHLGHLESMAQLTRMGAVIFPPVPAFYHRPKTLDDVINQTVARILDQFDVETDMFHRWDEESLSRYPGDKE from the coding sequence ATGCGTCGTGTCATCGTAGGCCTGTCAGGGGCCACCGGTTCCATCTACGGAATCCGCATACTCCAGGTGCTGCACAAGATACCGGACATCGAGACCCACCTGGTCATGAGCAAGGCGGCCAAGATGACGCTGCAGGTGGAGACGCCGCACACGGTCAAGGATGTGGAAGCCATGGCCGACATGGTGCACGACATCAACAACATCGGCGCGAGCATCGCCAGCGGCTCGTTCCGCACCGAGGGGATGGTCATCGCGCCGTGCTCCATGAAGTCCATGGGCGGCATCGTGATGTCCGTCGGCGGCGACCTGCTGGTGCGCGCCTCGGACGTCATCCTGAAGGAGCGGAAGAAGCTCGTACTGGTGGTGCGGGAGACCCCGCTGCACCTGGGGCACCTGGAGAGCATGGCGCAGCTCACGCGCATGGGCGCGGTGATCTTTCCGCCCGTGCCCGCCTTCTATCACCGGCCCAAGACTCTGGACGACGTCATCAACCAGACCGTGGCGCGGATTCTCGACCAGTTCGACGTCGAGACCGACATGTTCCACCGCTGGGACGAGGAGTCCCTGAGCCGCTATCCCGGCGACAAGGAGTAG
- a CDS encoding CTP-dependent riboflavin kinase, whose protein sequence is MVFSDLGRAGAFLGVDWVREGIRERMGFDPYPGTLNLRPRGDALSRWEEVRRNGARSVLSSPDPGFCGAFLYTGFLEGWASSAGPREKVAVVVPEVKDYPADKLEIIAAVSLKQTRSVRDGDELTVVFDE, encoded by the coding sequence GTGGTTTTCTCGGACCTGGGACGCGCCGGTGCATTTCTGGGCGTCGACTGGGTGCGGGAGGGTATCCGTGAGCGGATGGGGTTCGATCCCTACCCGGGCACATTGAACCTGAGGCCGCGCGGGGACGCGCTGTCGCGCTGGGAGGAGGTCCGGCGGAACGGGGCAAGGAGCGTGCTGTCGTCGCCCGATCCGGGTTTCTGCGGTGCCTTCCTCTACACGGGCTTTCTCGAAGGCTGGGCATCTTCGGCGGGGCCGCGCGAAAAGGTCGCGGTGGTGGTGCCCGAGGTCAAGGACTATCCCGCCGACAAGCTGGAGATCATCGCCGCGGTTTCGTTGAAGCAGACCCGTTCGGTGCGGGACGGCGACGAGTTGACGGTGGTGTTCGACGAGTAG
- a CDS encoding XdhC/CoxI family protein, with translation MDALVEELIKVKSEGAGAVLITVVESDGVDGLDSGAKCLVRDGRIVLGSVSDPALEQRIVREAAERLAEERSRLLSLETDSGGQADVFFEVMPSPPKLVVVGAGHIAVPLVKIAKLMDYHVVVVDDRILFANRERFPDADEVVVGDMAETVKDMDITPTTYVVLITRGHKYDEPCLRELLDRPAKYIGMIGSKRRIKACFERFKEEEQISEELISRVYAPIGLDIATETPEEIALGILGEIIKVRRGGKARSLSRK, from the coding sequence ATGGACGCACTGGTTGAAGAGCTGATCAAGGTCAAGAGCGAGGGCGCCGGCGCGGTGCTCATCACCGTGGTGGAGTCCGACGGCGTCGACGGGTTGGACAGCGGCGCCAAGTGCCTCGTGCGCGACGGGCGCATCGTGCTGGGATCGGTGAGCGACCCGGCGCTCGAGCAAAGGATCGTGCGCGAAGCCGCCGAGCGGCTGGCCGAGGAGCGCTCCCGACTGCTTTCGCTGGAGACCGACTCGGGCGGCCAGGCGGATGTCTTCTTCGAGGTGATGCCGTCGCCGCCCAAGCTCGTCGTCGTCGGCGCCGGACACATCGCCGTGCCGCTGGTCAAGATCGCCAAGCTCATGGACTACCACGTGGTGGTCGTCGACGACCGCATACTCTTCGCCAACCGCGAGAGGTTCCCCGACGCCGACGAGGTGGTGGTGGGGGACATGGCCGAGACCGTGAAGGACATGGACATCACGCCCACCACCTACGTCGTGCTCATCACCCGCGGCCACAAGTACGACGAGCCGTGCCTGCGCGAGCTGTTGGACCGCCCGGCCAAGTACATCGGCATGATCGGCAGCAAGCGGCGCATCAAGGCGTGCTTCGAGCGCTTCAAGGAGGAGGAGCAGATCTCCGAAGAGCTCATCTCCCGGGTTTACGCCCCCATCGGCCTCGACATCGCGACGGAAACTCCCGAGGAAATCGCCCTGGGGATCCTGGGCGAGATCATCAAGGTCCGGCGCGGCGGCAAGGCCCGGTCCCTGTCCCGGAAGTAG
- a CDS encoding XdhC family protein, whose amino-acid sequence MENIYDDVKEFLDKGETVAVATIVSTKGSTPREVGAKMVVTAWGEILGTIGGGCGEADVRREAIEVVRTRKPRTVRVDLLDEISSDSPAVCGGIMNVFIDPWWKDKDGDEKSA is encoded by the coding sequence ATGGAGAACATCTACGACGACGTCAAGGAATTCCTCGACAAGGGCGAGACGGTGGCGGTGGCGACCATCGTTTCCACCAAGGGCTCGACCCCGCGGGAGGTCGGCGCCAAGATGGTGGTGACGGCCTGGGGCGAGATCCTCGGCACCATCGGCGGCGGCTGCGGCGAGGCGGACGTGCGCCGCGAGGCCATCGAGGTGGTGCGCACGCGCAAGCCCCGCACCGTGCGCGTGGACCTGCTGGACGAGATTTCGTCCGACAGCCCGGCGGTGTGCGGCGGCATCATGAACGTCTTCATCGACCCCTGGTGGAAGGACAAGGACGGCGACGAGAAGAGCGCGTGA